Proteins from a genomic interval of Treponema brennaborense DSM 12168:
- a CDS encoding ABC transporter ATP-binding protein translates to MTEIVKILSACKIYSMGIQKKNSRRKSVDLSAEVHALNGVSAVIEKGEFTAIAGPSGSGKTTLLNLIGGLDSITSGDIFVDGSGLAKMNKKQKTLLRREKIGFIFQSYNLIPVLSAQENVELALQLLNRFSKEEVKERAWSILKEVGLDGMQDRIPSRLSGGQQQRISIARALVKEPAVILADEPTANLDSKNSAMILDLMKELNEKHSITCIFSTHDQLVMQNVRRIIRLKDGMLDEK, encoded by the coding sequence GTGACCGAAATCGTAAAAATTCTCAGCGCCTGCAAAATCTATTCCATGGGAATACAAAAAAAGAATTCCCGCAGAAAATCAGTGGACTTGAGCGCGGAAGTTCACGCACTCAACGGAGTTTCCGCTGTCATCGAAAAAGGCGAATTCACTGCAATCGCCGGTCCCTCCGGCAGCGGAAAGACAACGCTTTTAAATCTTATCGGCGGACTTGACTCAATCACATCGGGCGATATTTTTGTTGACGGAAGCGGACTTGCCAAAATGAACAAAAAGCAGAAAACGCTTCTGCGCCGTGAAAAAATCGGATTCATCTTTCAAAGCTACAATCTGATTCCCGTTTTGAGCGCGCAGGAAAACGTGGAACTTGCCCTGCAGCTTTTAAATCGCTTTTCAAAAGAAGAAGTAAAAGAGCGCGCATGGTCCATTTTGAAAGAAGTCGGACTTGACGGAATGCAGGACAGAATCCCTTCCCGTTTGAGCGGCGGACAACAGCAGCGCATTTCAATTGCGCGCGCACTTGTAAAAGAGCCTGCCGTCATTCTTGCCGACGAGCCGACGGCAAACCTCGACTCAAAGAACAGTGCAATGATTCTTGACCTGATGAAAGAATTGAACGAAAAGCACAGCATAACCTGTATTTTTTCGACCCATGATCAGCTTGTAATGCAAAATGTCCGCCGCATAATCCGCCTGAAAGACGGAATGTTGGACGAAAAATAA